A stretch of DNA from Hoeflea ulvae:
TGTTGTTTGCCCTGGTGCCGCTGGTCTGTGCAGCAGGCGCGCCGGTGCATGCGCAGCTTTTTGAAACGCGGGCACAGCAGGCCTATCTGGTCGACGCAGACACCGGCACGGTGCTGTTTGCCAAGAACGAGAACGATCTGGTGCCGCCGGCTTCTCTGGCCAAGCTGATGACCATGGAAGTGGTGTTCAACGCGATCAAGACCGGCCGGCTGACGCTCGAGGACACTTTCCAGGTTTCCGAAAACGCCTGGCGGACCGGCGGGGCGGCGTCGCGCACCTCGACCATGTTTGCCGAGCTCAAATCCTCCATTCCTCTGGTCGACCTGATCCAGGGCGTGATCGTGCAATCGGCCAATGACGGCTGCATCATCATTGCCGAAGGCATGGCAGGGTCGGAGGACAATTTTGCCCGTCTGATGACCGAGCGCGCCCGTGACATCGGCCTGACCCGCTCGGTGTTCGGCAATTCCAGCGGCTTGCCGCACCCTGATTCCAAGGTCTCGATGAAGGACCTGGTCACGCTGGCCCGCCACGTCCAGACCACCTATCCGGAATTCTACCGCTATTATTCGCAAAGGGATTTCACCTGGAACAATATCCTGCAGCGCAACCGCAATCCGCTGCTCGGGCTCGATATCGGGGTGGACGGTCTCAAGACCGGTTACACCGAGGAATCGGGCTATGCCATCGTGGCATCGATCAACCGCGAGGGCCGGCGGCTGTTTCTGGCCATGGGCGGCATGAGCAGCGAACGCGAACGCGCCGAGGAATCGCGCAAGATGCTGGAATGGGGCATCCGCGCCTTCGAACGCAAGAGCCTGTTTGCCAAGGATGAAACCATCGGCGAACTCAGTGTCTATGGCGGGGCGGGGCAGGCCATCGTCAAGGCCCGCGACAATATCGACATTTTCCTGCCGATCACCAATCCGGACCGGCTGTCGGCCCGAATCACCTATCGCTGGCCATTGCGCGCGCCGCTTGATGCGGGCACCCAGGTGGGCGTGCTCAAGGTCTATATCGGTGACACGCTGTCCCAAGAAACGCCGCTTTATGTCACGGAAACCGTCGACAAGGGGCCGCTGCACACCCAGGCTCTCGACGCCCTGCTCGAACTTGCGCAATTCTGGCTATAACTCGGCTTGCAGCGTTCATTTCCAGACCGAAATGCTTTAGACACGAACGACCCGGTTCCGCCGGGGAGTTCAATCAACAGGGTCACCGGGTGCGATGCGCCCTGCCTGGCCGGGAAAGCAGAGCGTGACGAAAAGCACAGGGCGCTTCATAACCTTTGAAGGCGGGGAGGGGGTCGGCAAGTCGACCCAGATCCACCGGCTGGCCGATGTGCTGCGCCGCCGCGGCCATGATGTGCTGGTCACGCGCGAGCCCGGCGGCTCGCCCGGGGCGGAAGCCGTGCGCCATGTTCTGCTGTCGGGCGCTGCCGAAGAGTTCGGCGTCCGCATGGAAGCCATCCTGTTCGCCGCCGCGCGCAGCGATCATGTGGAGGAGGTGATCCGACCGGCGGTGGACCAGGGCACCATTGTGCTGTGCGACCGCTTCATGGATTCAAGCCGCGTCTACCAAGGCGTGACCGGCAATCTGGAACCGCAATTCATCCGCAATCTCGAGCGCATTGCCATTCACGGCATGGTGCCGGATCTGACGCTGGTGCTGGATCTGCCGGCCGAATCCGGATTGCGCCGCGCCAAGGCGCGCGAGAGCAAGGATGCGACGCCCGACCGTTTTGAGAAAGAGGAACTGTCGACGCATGAAATGCGCCGAGAGGCGTTCATCGAACTGACCCAGAAGGAGCCGGACCGCTGCAAGCTGATTGACGCCAGCCGCTCACAGGACGGCGTGGCGCTGGCGATCCTGTCGGCTGTCGAACCTCTGCTGCAGCAGACCGGCGAGACCAGCGCACCGGCACAGGACCAGAAATCATGAAGGAGGCGCAACCGGGATTGCTGGAAGGTGCCATTCCGCCCGAAAGCAACACGGCGCTTTTCGGCCATGACGCTGCCCAGTCCTTTCTGGCCAGCGCCTACCGCTCAGGCCGGATGCATCACGCCATCCTGATCGAAGGCGCTGAAGGCATCGGCAAGGCGACCCTGGCCTACCGCTTCGCCCATCATGTGCTGACCCATCCCGATCCGCTCGCAGCACCCGACCGCATCGCCGATCCGGATCCCGACGACATGGTCGGCCGCCAGATCGCCAGCGGCGCCTCGCACAATGTGCTGCATCTGGCGCGCCCGGTGGACGAGAAGACCGGCAAGGTCAAATCCGTCATCACCGTTGACGAAGTGCGCCGCTCGGCAAAATTCTTCGGCCAGACCTCGGGCACCGGAAACTGGCGGATCGCCATCATCGACCCGGCCGACGATCTCAACCGCAACGCCGCCAATGCCTTGCTCAAGATCCTCGAGGAACCGCCGAAGCGGGCGCTTTTCCTGGTGTTGTCGCACACGCCGGGGCGGCTGTTGCCGACCATCCGCTCGCGCTGCCTGTCGCTGCGCCTGCAGCCGCTGTCACCACCGGACCTGGACCGTGCCCTCGGCCATCTGGGCGCAGCACCGGGCGAGATCGACTCGATCATCAAGTTGAGCGAAGGCAGCGTTGCGCGGGCGCTGATGCTGCGCAATTACGGCGGCGTCGACATCGCCGAGGCCTTTGTCGACATTCTCGAACGCGGCAGCCTCGATAACCGCGAGCCGATCTACAAGCTGGCCGAAACCCTGGCTGCGCGCGACCGTGACGTGGCCTACCAGTTCTTCACCGAACTGGCCGTCGACCGGGTACGGGCCATGGCAGGCGAAGCGGGGACTGCCGGCGATCTGGCCGAAGCCGACCGGCTGGCCAGGCTGTCGACCGCGCTGGTCGAGCATTTTGCCACGGCGGCGGCCTACAATCTCGATCGCAAGCAGACGGTGCTGCACGTGTTTTCTCTGTTTTTCGGGTAGAGGACGGGGCAGTTGGGCATGGCATCAACCGGCTTTATCGCTTATGACGACGACAAACGGGGATCTGCATCGGGATCCTCGCCAGGACATTGCATCTGAAGGCGATCATGAGCAGCGAACGTTTCTACATCACCACACCGATCTTCTACCCCAACGGGGTGCCGCATATCGGCCACGCCTACACGGCGATCGCGACCGACGTGCTGGCCCGGTTCCAGCGGCTTGACGGCAAGGATGTGTTCTTCCTGTCCGGCACTGACGAGCACGGCCAGAAGATGCAGCAGACGGCCGAGAAAGAGGGCATCAAGCCGATCGAGCTCGCCGACAAGAATTCGGCCGTGTTCCGCGACATGCTGGTTCAGCTCAATTGCTCCAATGATGACTTCATCCGCACCACCGAAGAGCGCCACAAGATCTCCGTGCAGGAATTGTGGAGGCGGATGGAAGCCAATGGCGACATCTATCTGGGCAATTACGGCGGCTGGTATTCGGTGCGCCAGGAAGCCTATTTCGACGAGGCGGAAACGACCCTCGGCGAAGATGGCATCCGCCGCGAACCTTTGGGCTCGCCGGTGGAATGGGTGGAGGAGGAAAGCTATTATTTCAGGCTTTCCGCCTATGGCGACAAGCTGCTGGAACTGTTTGACAAGAACCCGGATTTCGTCGCTCCCGCCGAGCGCCGCAATGAAGTCGCGAGCTTCGTCAAATCCGGCCTCAGGGACCTGTCGATTTCGCGCACCACATTCGACTGGGGCGTGCCTGTGCCGGGCAACGACAAGCATGTCATGTATGTCTGGGTCGACGCGCTGACCAACTACATCACCGCCGCCGGCTTTCCCGACGAGGCTTCGGACAAGTGGAACTACTGGCCTGCCGTGCACATGATCGGCAAGGACATTGTCCGCTTCCACGCGGTCTACTGGCCGGCCTTCCTGATGTCGGCCGGGCTGGCGCTGCCGGCAAAGGTGTTTGCCCATGGCTTCTTGCTGGTCAAGGGCGAGAAGATGTCGAAATCGATCGGCAATGTGGTCGATCCCTTTGCGCTGATTGACGCCTATGGTCTTGATCAGGTGCGCTATTTTTTCATGCGCGAAGTACCCTTCGGCCAGGACGGCAGCTACAGCCCTGAAACCATTGCCACCCGGATCAATTCCGATCTCGCCAATGGCATCGGCAATCTCGCCAGCCGTTCACTGTCGATGATCAACAAGAACTGCGATGGCAAGATGCCGGATTGCGGTGAGCTGACCGATGCGGACAAGGCGCTGTTGACAACCATCGACACGGTGATCGGGAACGTGCGCGCGGACATGGCCGATTTTCAGATCCACAAGGCGCTGGCCTCGATCATCGACGTGGTGGCTGACAGCGACCGCTATTTTGCCGGCCAGGAGCCCTGGGCGCTGAAAAAGACCGATCCGGCGCGGATGGAAACCGTGCTTTACGTGACGGCCGAGACCGTGCGCCAGATCTCGATCCTTTTGCTGCCGTTCATGCCGGAATCGGCTGGAAAACTGCTCGATCTGGTGCGCGCGCCGGCTGACAAGCGCGATTTCGCAGCGCTTGGCGAGGCCGGGCGCCTGCAGGCCGGGACAGCGATCGACAAGCCGGAGCCGATCTTCCCGCGTTACGTTGCGCCGGAAGAAGCCGGATGAGGCCGATGTTGATCGACAGCCATTGCCATCTCGATTTTGCCGATTTCGACGCCGAGCGCGACGAACTGGTCGAGCGCGCCCATGCCTCGGGCGTCAAGCAGATGGTGACCATCTCGACCCGTGTCAGGAATCTCGACAGGCTGCTGGTGCTGACCGAGCGCTATCCGAGCGTGTTCTGCTCGGTCGGCACTCATCCCAACAATGCCGGCGAAGAGCTGGATGTGACGGCTGACGAGCTTGTGGCGCTGGCCGAGGCCCATGACAAGATTGTGGCCATCGGCGAGGCCGGGCTCGACTATTTCTACGACACACAGAAACCCGAGGACCAGAAAACCGGTCTGAGACGCCACATCGAGGCCGCGCGGCGCACGCAATTGCCGCTGGTCATTCACAGCCGCAGCGCCGACGAAGACATGGCGGCCATCCTGACCGAGGAAACAGGGAAGGGGGCCTTCCCCTTCATTCTGCACTGCTTTTCCTCCGGCCAGGCGCTGGCCGACACGGGTGTTAAGCTGGGCGGCTATGTCTCTTTCTCAGGGATCCTGACCTTCCCGAAATCGACGGAATTGCGCGACATCGCCAAAACCGTGCCGATGGACCGGCTGCTGGTGGAAACCGACGCGCCCTATCTGGCACCCAAGCGCTGGCGCGGCAAACGCAACGAGCCGTCCTATGTGGTCAACACTGCCGAATTTCTGGCCGAGGTGAAAGGTGTTTCCTACGAGGAGATCGCCCGGATCACCACCGAAAACGCCTTCCGCTGTTTCACGAAGATGCCGCAGCTGTGACAGGGACCGTTCGACGCCAGTTCACGATTCTGGGGTGCTCCTCCTCGCCGGGGGTGCCGCGGGTCAATGGCGACTGGGGCAATTGTGACCCGGAAAATCCGAAGAACCGACGCAGCCGCGCTGCGTTGCTGATCCGCCAGATCGGCGCCGATGGCGGCGAAACCACAATCGTGGTCGACACAGGCCCCGACTTCCGCGAGCAGATGATCGCCAACAAGGTGAAAAGCATTGATGCGGTGCTTTACACCCATTCCCATGCCGATCATGTCCATGGCATCGATGATCTGCGCGGCTATGCGCTGTCGCAACGCACGCGGATCCCGATCCATGCCGATCCCGAAACCATGGCCCGCATCCGCGCCGGTTTCGGCTATTGCCTGGAAACCCCGCCCGGCAGCGAATATCCGCCGATCACCAGACCGACCCTGATCACCTCGCTGGATGCACCGATCACCATCACCGGCGCGGGCGGCTGCATCGAGGTGCAGCCGCTGGATCAGGTGCATGGCTCGATCCGCTCCCTGGGTTTCCGCATCGGCAATCTGGCCTATTGCTGCGATGTCAGCGATTTTCCGCGCCCGACCGTAGAACGGCTGCAGGATCTTGATGTGCTGATCATCGACTCGCTGCAATACAAGCCGCATCCGAGCCACCTGTCGATCGACCAGGCGCTGTGGTGGATCGAGAAACTTGATCCGAAACGGGCGATTCTCACCCACATGCATGTGCCGCTTGATTACCAGACCGTGCTGGACGAAACGCCGGACCGGGTCGAACCCGCCTTTGACGGCCTGACAATCGAAACAGTGCTGGTCGAGTGAGCGCGGACTCTACGAGCCTGTTCCAGGCCCTGAAAACGCTGGCAATTGGCATCACGACCGGACAGTAAAACCAATTATTACCAGTTATTTTTTCGGCCCCTAAAACGTTGTTTTTAGCCGGTCACGGCCTCTCTTTAAGTAGATTTCAACATAGACTGGCCTAAATGCGTCGTTCTCACGGAGGTCTGCATGCTGGTCGGGTTGCAAAACAGCATTCTAAAAATGGTCGCGCAAGGCGACGACCTGGTCATGATGCTGACGCGTCTATGCCGTGATGTCGAGCAGATGCTGCCGGGCAGCTATGCCTCGATCCTGACCCTTGATGACGACGGCCGGCTGCATCCCTGCGCCGGCCCAAGCCTTCCCAAGGACTATTCGGCAGCACTCGACAACCTTCCCATCGGTCCGCTGGTCGGGTCCTGCGGTACCGCGGCCTACCTGCAGGAAAATGTCGATGTCACCGATATCGAACATGATCCGCGCTGGGCCGCCTACAAGGACCTCGCACTGTCCTACGGACTCAAGGCCTGTTGTTCCAGCCCGATTTTTGGCAGCAAGGGCACGGTGCTGGGCACATTGGCGCTGTATTTTCGCGAACCGCGGTCAACGACGCCGTTCGAGCAGAGTGTCGTCGTCGGGTGCCTGCCGCTGTGCATGATTGCGCTCGAGTGTCATGAACGCTTGCAGGAGCACCGGCGGCTGGCCTTTACCGACGCGATGACAGGTCTGCCAAACCGCGGCAAATTCGGCGAGGTGGTCAAGATGATCCAGCCTGCCGATGACTGGTCGCTGCTGCTGCTCGATGTCGACAATCTCAAGGCCGTCAACGACACATTCGGGCATGCGACAGGCGACGGCCTGATCTCGACGATCGCCTCGCGATTGCTTGAAGCCGTCAGCCCCTTGCCGGCCTATCGCCTCGGAGGCGACGAGTTCGCGATCATCCTCGATCAATCCTCCACCAGCCATGTCGAGAAAATCGTCAGCCAGGTCCTTGCCGTGATCAGCGCGCCCGCTGTCTGCGGCGGGCACACAGTGCTTCCGACCGCCACCATCGGCATCGCCCGCTCTGGCAATGGCTGTTCCGTCACCGATATCCACCATCACGCCGATATCGCGCTCTACCATGCCAAGGAGATGAGCCGCGGCGGCTTTGCCATCTATGATGCAACGATCGCGTCGGCGATTTCCAAGCGCTCCGCAGCCATCAAGTCCGTCGCCGCGGCGTTGAAGGAAGACCGGATCGAAGCCTGGTACCAGCCCATCGTCCGCATCGACACCGGCGACGTCGTCGGTGTGGAAGCGCTGGCGCGTATGCGGCTCGCTGACGGCACCATCGTGCCTGCGGCGCAGTTCCACGAAGCCACCAAGGATGCCCAGGTCGCGGCAAACCTGACCCGGCAGATGATCAAATGCGTGAGCCGGGACATCGGCCACTGGCTGCGGATCGGCATTCCGTTCCAGCATGTCGGCATCAACCTGTCCGCGGCCGATTTCCGGGGCACGGATCTGCAGGAAATCTTCGAGACCGCCTTCGCCAAGGAAAATGTTCCGCTTCAGCACGTCATCCTCGAAGTCACCGAGTCGGTCTATCTCGGCGAACGAGACCAGGGGGTTTCGACCAGCATCGGCGAACTTCGCAAAGCGGGCTTCAAGGTCGCGCTTGACGATTTCGGAACCGGATTTGCATCGCTGACCCATCTGATCACCGTTCCCGTCGACATCATCAAGATCGACAAGTCCTTTATCGACCGGCTCGGCCCGGAAGATGTCGGCACCGGCATTGTCGAAGGCATCTTGCACATTGCCGAGCGGATGGGCATCCGTGTGATCGCTGAAGGTATTGAAACCCTTGCGCAGGCCAGGTTGCTGCTGGAACGCGGCTGCACGCTCGGGCAAGGCTATCTCTATTCCAAGGCGCTGCCGGCCGATGAAATGACCGTTCTGCTGCAGCGGCGGGGTCAAAAGCCCGACAATTCGACCAGGGCCAAGCGCCAGGCCTGACGGCCGTGCGTCAAGGGCAGGGGCGTCGCTGCCCCGTCACGCACCGCCTGCCCCGATTTGCGGCGGGATCGGGCCCGTATGCCGGTCAACTCCACGCCTGCCCTTGACGTCCTCCGGTTTCATTCCGATTGCAGCCAGTCCAGAACAGCGGCCGTATCCGCACCGCGCGCCGGAATGTCGCGCGGCGTGAGGTGCGGCTTGGTCGAGAAGCGTGGCGCCGGTGCGGCCTGAAGCACACCGTCGACAACCCGCCAGATGCCGCGTGAGGCCATGTGCGGCTCGGCAGCGGATTCGACCGGATCGAGAGTAGGGGCCACGCAGGCATCCGACCCTGCAAAAACCGCTTCCCAATGCGCGCGTGGATGTTTTGCCACAATCCCGGCAATCAGCGCCGTCTGGCGCGGCCATTGGGCAGCATCATATTGCGACGCAAAAACAGGGTCATCGGTCAGCCCAAGCCGCGCTAAAAATTCGGCGTAGAATTTCGGCTCCAGGCATTGCACAGAGATATAGCCGCCATCCGCACAGGCGTAACAGCGGCTCCAGTGCGGACCGTCGAGCAGGCTCCGGCCACGCGCCATCGACAAGCCTCCGGTCTGCGCCAGCGCCATCAGCAGGTTCATCATATGCGCCGAGCCGTCGACGATCGCCGCATCGACCACCGTGCCGCCACGCCCGGCACGCGCCGCCATCACGCCGGCCAGAATGCCGGTGACCAGATAGAGCGCGCCACCGCCGATATCGCCGACCAGCGTCGGTGGCGTGAACGGCGCTTCACCGCAATTGCTGGCATACCAGGCAGCACCCGAGACCGAGACATAGTTGAGATCATGACCGGCGGTCTGCGCGCGCGGTCCGGTCTGGCCCCAGCCGGTCATGCGGCCATAGACCAGATCCGGATTGACGCTTGCAAGATCATCGGGCCCCAGGCCAAGCCGCTCCATGACGCCGGGCCGGAATCCTTCGACCAGCGCTTCCGAGCGGCTGACGAGTTTCTTCAGCACAGCCACATCATCGGCGGATTTCAGATCCAGTTCGATCGAGCGTTTGCCGCGATCAATCAGCGAGCGCTCGGGCATGCCAGGCGCCGGCTGTCCATGCTTGCGGTGAACCACGATCACGTCGGCGCCGAGATCGGCCAGCAGCATGCAGGCAAATGGCGCCGGGCCCAATCCTTCGATTTCTATGATCCGCAATCCTTCGAGCATGAAGTCCTCATCTGTCGCGCGCCAATCTCTGGCTGCCATCCGCCGTGTCGAGCGCGACTAAATCACATTCCGCTGCCGCTTTCACTTGTCAGATCCGGATCCGGCCGACATTCTCGCGCACGGAGTTGAGAAATGTATGCATGCGCATGATTTTCCTCAGCTTCTCAAGCGCTGGCCAAAGCCACGCACCACAACGGCATCATACGAGCTAGTTCCATAATCCATCTTATGCGATCTTTATTTCGCTGCGGAGGGCACGCCTGATCCTGTGGCTGCGTGTCTGCTTTGATCGCCGCGGCTGCTTTGCCCTTGCGGGCATTGAACGGTTGTCCTATCTCCCCGAGACCCGTCCCCAACTCCCCGGAGCCTCTGCATGTCCTTTGCCAAGCTTGACGATCATTGCCGCGGTCTGAGCGCGCTCGATCACGCGCTGTCCATTCTCGGAACCGACGAAGCAGTCAACATGGCGCCCGGCGGTGGCGAGAGCCGCGCCGAGGCGATGGCGACCCTGTCGGGCATGTATCACCGCCAGGCCACCGATCCGAAGGTGCGCGACTGGCTGGAGGCCGCCAAGGCCGAGGATCTCGACCCTGAGCAAGAGATCGCGATCGGCGAGCTCGAACGCAGCTATGTCAACATGACCTGCCTGCCCTCCGATTTCGTCGAGCGCAAGATGCGGACCAGCATGAAGTCGGAGCAATTGTGGCGCAAGGCGCGGCCCAAGGGCGACTGGACATCGTTCCAGCCGGCGCTGGAAGAGGTCGTGACAATGATGCGCGAGGAAGCCGCAATGCGCGCCGAGGTGCTGGGGCTTGCGCCTTACGACGCGCTGATGGAGCAATTCGATCCGGGCAACCGGACCGCCAGCATCAATCCGGTCTTCGCCGAGCTGAAAGCCTTTCTGGTCGATTTCGTGCCCGAGGCGCTGGCGGTGCAGGAAGAAAATCTCTCCAGGCGTCCGCTCAAGCCCTTGTCGGGCGATTATCCGGTGGAGCGACAAAAGGCGCTGGGCCTGGCGATGATGCAGGCCGTCGGCTTTGACATGAACCATGGCAGTCTCTCGGTGTCCGATCACCCGTTCTGCGGCGGCGTGCCCAGCGATGTGCGAATGACCACGCGCTACCGCACCGACGAATTCCTGCCGGCGCTGATGGGCATTCTGCATGAAACCGGCCACGGGCTTTACGAGCAGAACCTGCCAAAAGACTGGGCGCATTGGCCATCCGGCAAGGCACGCGGCATGTCGATCCATGAAAGCCAGAGCCTGTTTGTCGAAAAGCAGATCGGCCGCAACCCGACCTTCTGGCGCTTCGCCCTGCCCCTGGTCGATGACCATCTGAAGGAAGCCTGGACCATGGAGGACCTGCTGCCGCATGTGCACCAGGTCAAGCGCGGCA
This window harbors:
- a CDS encoding D-alanyl-D-alanine carboxypeptidase family protein, with translation MFRLVLARLLFALVPLVCAAGAPVHAQLFETRAQQAYLVDADTGTVLFAKNENDLVPPASLAKLMTMEVVFNAIKTGRLTLEDTFQVSENAWRTGGAASRTSTMFAELKSSIPLVDLIQGVIVQSANDGCIIIAEGMAGSEDNFARLMTERARDIGLTRSVFGNSSGLPHPDSKVSMKDLVTLARHVQTTYPEFYRYYSQRDFTWNNILQRNRNPLLGLDIGVDGLKTGYTEESGYAIVASINREGRRLFLAMGGMSSERERAEESRKMLEWGIRAFERKSLFAKDETIGELSVYGGAGQAIVKARDNIDIFLPITNPDRLSARITYRWPLRAPLDAGTQVGVLKVYIGDTLSQETPLYVTETVDKGPLHTQALDALLELAQFWL
- the tmk gene encoding dTMP kinase; the protein is MRPAWPGKQSVTKSTGRFITFEGGEGVGKSTQIHRLADVLRRRGHDVLVTREPGGSPGAEAVRHVLLSGAAEEFGVRMEAILFAAARSDHVEEVIRPAVDQGTIVLCDRFMDSSRVYQGVTGNLEPQFIRNLERIAIHGMVPDLTLVLDLPAESGLRRAKARESKDATPDRFEKEELSTHEMRREAFIELTQKEPDRCKLIDASRSQDGVALAILSAVEPLLQQTGETSAPAQDQKS
- a CDS encoding DNA polymerase III subunit delta' — protein: MKEAQPGLLEGAIPPESNTALFGHDAAQSFLASAYRSGRMHHAILIEGAEGIGKATLAYRFAHHVLTHPDPLAAPDRIADPDPDDMVGRQIASGASHNVLHLARPVDEKTGKVKSVITVDEVRRSAKFFGQTSGTGNWRIAIIDPADDLNRNAANALLKILEEPPKRALFLVLSHTPGRLLPTIRSRCLSLRLQPLSPPDLDRALGHLGAAPGEIDSIIKLSEGSVARALMLRNYGGVDIAEAFVDILERGSLDNREPIYKLAETLAARDRDVAYQFFTELAVDRVRAMAGEAGTAGDLAEADRLARLSTALVEHFATAAAYNLDRKQTVLHVFSLFFG
- the metG gene encoding methionine--tRNA ligase; translated protein: MSSERFYITTPIFYPNGVPHIGHAYTAIATDVLARFQRLDGKDVFFLSGTDEHGQKMQQTAEKEGIKPIELADKNSAVFRDMLVQLNCSNDDFIRTTEERHKISVQELWRRMEANGDIYLGNYGGWYSVRQEAYFDEAETTLGEDGIRREPLGSPVEWVEEESYYFRLSAYGDKLLELFDKNPDFVAPAERRNEVASFVKSGLRDLSISRTTFDWGVPVPGNDKHVMYVWVDALTNYITAAGFPDEASDKWNYWPAVHMIGKDIVRFHAVYWPAFLMSAGLALPAKVFAHGFLLVKGEKMSKSIGNVVDPFALIDAYGLDQVRYFFMREVPFGQDGSYSPETIATRINSDLANGIGNLASRSLSMINKNCDGKMPDCGELTDADKALLTTIDTVIGNVRADMADFQIHKALASIIDVVADSDRYFAGQEPWALKKTDPARMETVLYVTAETVRQISILLLPFMPESAGKLLDLVRAPADKRDFAALGEAGRLQAGTAIDKPEPIFPRYVAPEEAG
- a CDS encoding TatD family hydrolase produces the protein MLIDSHCHLDFADFDAERDELVERAHASGVKQMVTISTRVRNLDRLLVLTERYPSVFCSVGTHPNNAGEELDVTADELVALAEAHDKIVAIGEAGLDYFYDTQKPEDQKTGLRRHIEAARRTQLPLVIHSRSADEDMAAILTEETGKGAFPFILHCFSSGQALADTGVKLGGYVSFSGILTFPKSTELRDIAKTVPMDRLLVETDAPYLAPKRWRGKRNEPSYVVNTAEFLAEVKGVSYEEIARITTENAFRCFTKMPQL
- a CDS encoding MBL fold metallo-hydrolase produces the protein MTGTVRRQFTILGCSSSPGVPRVNGDWGNCDPENPKNRRSRAALLIRQIGADGGETTIVVDTGPDFREQMIANKVKSIDAVLYTHSHADHVHGIDDLRGYALSQRTRIPIHADPETMARIRAGFGYCLETPPGSEYPPITRPTLITSLDAPITITGAGGCIEVQPLDQVHGSIRSLGFRIGNLAYCCDVSDFPRPTVERLQDLDVLIIDSLQYKPHPSHLSIDQALWWIEKLDPKRAILTHMHVPLDYQTVLDETPDRVEPAFDGLTIETVLVE
- a CDS encoding sensor domain-containing phosphodiesterase; the encoded protein is MLVGLQNSILKMVAQGDDLVMMLTRLCRDVEQMLPGSYASILTLDDDGRLHPCAGPSLPKDYSAALDNLPIGPLVGSCGTAAYLQENVDVTDIEHDPRWAAYKDLALSYGLKACCSSPIFGSKGTVLGTLALYFREPRSTTPFEQSVVVGCLPLCMIALECHERLQEHRRLAFTDAMTGLPNRGKFGEVVKMIQPADDWSLLLLDVDNLKAVNDTFGHATGDGLISTIASRLLEAVSPLPAYRLGGDEFAIILDQSSTSHVEKIVSQVLAVISAPAVCGGHTVLPTATIGIARSGNGCSVTDIHHHADIALYHAKEMSRGGFAIYDATIASAISKRSAAIKSVAAALKEDRIEAWYQPIVRIDTGDVVGVEALARMRLADGTIVPAAQFHEATKDAQVAANLTRQMIKCVSRDIGHWLRIGIPFQHVGINLSAADFRGTDLQEIFETAFAKENVPLQHVILEVTESVYLGERDQGVSTSIGELRKAGFKVALDDFGTGFASLTHLITVPVDIIKIDKSFIDRLGPEDVGTGIVEGILHIAERMGIRVIAEGIETLAQARLLLERGCTLGQGYLYSKALPADEMTVLLQRRGQKPDNSTRAKRQA
- a CDS encoding CaiB/BaiF CoA transferase family protein → MLEGLRIIEIEGLGPAPFACMLLADLGADVIVVHRKHGQPAPGMPERSLIDRGKRSIELDLKSADDVAVLKKLVSRSEALVEGFRPGVMERLGLGPDDLASVNPDLVYGRMTGWGQTGPRAQTAGHDLNYVSVSGAAWYASNCGEAPFTPPTLVGDIGGGALYLVTGILAGVMAARAGRGGTVVDAAIVDGSAHMMNLLMALAQTGGLSMARGRSLLDGPHWSRCYACADGGYISVQCLEPKFYAEFLARLGLTDDPVFASQYDAAQWPRQTALIAGIVAKHPRAHWEAVFAGSDACVAPTLDPVESAAEPHMASRGIWRVVDGVLQAAPAPRFSTKPHLTPRDIPARGADTAAVLDWLQSE
- a CDS encoding carboxypeptidase M32 encodes the protein MSFAKLDDHCRGLSALDHALSILGTDEAVNMAPGGGESRAEAMATLSGMYHRQATDPKVRDWLEAAKAEDLDPEQEIAIGELERSYVNMTCLPSDFVERKMRTSMKSEQLWRKARPKGDWTSFQPALEEVVTMMREEAAMRAEVLGLAPYDALMEQFDPGNRTASINPVFAELKAFLVDFVPEALAVQEENLSRRPLKPLSGDYPVERQKALGLAMMQAVGFDMNHGSLSVSDHPFCGGVPSDVRMTTRYRTDEFLPALMGILHETGHGLYEQNLPKDWAHWPSGKARGMSIHESQSLFVEKQIGRNPTFWRFALPLVDDHLKEAWTMEDLLPHVHQVKRGKIRVDADEVTYPLHVILRYELEQELLSGAIETKDLPEAWDAKMQESLGISTLDDPQNGPMQDVHWPSGAFGYFPSYTLGALMAAQQWATILKTNPDVDAQIGSGDFDQVNAWRRDNIWSKASTASTPDILRNATGEALNPAWFIAHLKARYGK